Proteins found in one Mucilaginibacter gracilis genomic segment:
- a CDS encoding Mom family adenine methylcarbamoylation protein codes for MEELRIIKKTSSLGDLVIKPVEKKLAKEMIVKNHYSHKWNDSGFGIYNFGIFKLDEPDRCIGVAVYGLMKNPKAKIFEHPRDNAWMCELNRMWIADELGMNAETVLIGASIKLLKRIDSNIVAIQSFADGRLGCGTIYKAANFKYYGYHYTKFLENKRTGEVIHEQLFTNSTNTSGYMRNNLSYLIGDFTTYQVKTYRYIYPLCKHFKFNLKKEQPFPEYEKSSTKVQWERNTTLIKERLINMIYTMK; via the coding sequence ATGGAAGAGTTAAGAATAATAAAAAAGACAAGCAGTTTAGGTGACCTGGTTATTAAGCCAGTCGAAAAGAAGTTAGCAAAGGAAATGATAGTTAAAAACCACTATTCGCATAAATGGAATGATTCGGGTTTTGGTATATATAACTTTGGCATTTTCAAACTGGACGAACCCGATAGATGTATAGGCGTTGCCGTTTACGGCCTGATGAAGAACCCTAAAGCTAAAATATTTGAACATCCCAGGGATAACGCCTGGATGTGTGAGTTAAACAGGATGTGGATTGCAGACGAATTAGGTATGAATGCCGAAACTGTTTTAATAGGCGCATCGATCAAGCTGTTAAAGCGCATTGATAGCAATATTGTAGCTATACAAAGCTTTGCCGATGGTCGGTTAGGGTGTGGTACAATATATAAAGCGGCAAATTTTAAGTATTATGGGTATCATTATACCAAGTTTTTAGAGAACAAACGCACTGGCGAGGTGATACATGAACAATTGTTTACCAATAGCACAAACACATCGGGCTATATGCGTAACAATCTATCTTATTTAATTGGGGACTTTACTACCTACCAGGTAAAAACATATAGGTACATTTACCCGCTATGTAAGCATTTTAAGTTTAACTTAAAGAAAGAACAACCGTTCCCGGAGTATGAAAAGTCATCAACAAAAGTACAGTGGGAGCGCAACACAACGCTAATAAAAGAGCGACTAATAAACATGATTTACACCATGAAATAG
- a CDS encoding CHAP domain-containing protein, with protein sequence MRNLFKFLLVPYGLLLCSPGCTALAQTREKVAAAYTSQIGVREATGHNDGVMVETYLHYCGLGKGEPWCASFVCWTFGQASVSNPRSGYCPNLFTPGHVIYKRSIHKPQKVPEQGDVWGLYFPDKRRVAHVGFVDQWGSKYVITVEGNTNEAGSREGDGVYRKRRPISSIYVVAKYIK encoded by the coding sequence ATGCGCAATCTATTTAAGTTTTTACTCGTTCCTTATGGCCTGCTTCTTTGTAGCCCTGGTTGCACTGCTTTAGCCCAAACACGTGAAAAGGTAGCGGCTGCTTATACCTCGCAAATTGGTGTACGCGAAGCTACCGGCCACAACGATGGTGTAATGGTTGAAACCTATTTACATTATTGCGGCCTCGGAAAGGGAGAGCCCTGGTGCGCATCTTTCGTGTGTTGGACTTTCGGCCAGGCCTCGGTAAGCAACCCGCGTTCGGGGTATTGCCCTAATCTGTTTACACCTGGGCACGTGATCTATAAACGCTCCATTCACAAACCGCAAAAAGTACCTGAGCAGGGCGATGTTTGGGGTTTGTACTTTCCCGATAAAAGGCGGGTTGCACATGTGGGATTTGTTGACCAATGGGGCTCTAAATATGTGATAACAGTTGAGGGTAATACCAATGAAGCCGGAAGCCGTGAGGGTGACGGCGTTTACCGAAAGCGCAGGCCCATAAGTTCAATTTATGTGGTTGCAAAATATATAAAATAA
- a CDS encoding beta strand repeat-containing protein, translated as MSANLEIGGAVKRTQKGPADWYYSGGDNEAWANLAAAIAGVPASIRPGKTVGVYVAGAIVEYWWPTTAVGDSDLVIKVPPIVTDATPTSASTNPVQSGGVYTALASKQASLGFTAENTANKNAANGYAGLDGTGKVPSAQLPSYVDDVLEYANYAALPGTGETGKIYVTIDTNFEYRWSGSAYIRLVASPGTTDALTEGTTNLYFTTGRVLGTLLTGLSLATATPAVATDSVLTAIGKLQAQATANLNNKDASNGYAGLTGFKINFKNTANTFTSFFTNANTAAHTYTFPDKDMTVAAVGDCFTKTETNNANLYLDSTNGRVGLATSAPTHTLTLGSAATGLAYYNTADQTTNYERFRTYWNSNTFTLTTEKGGTGTDRGFSLSGNATSTIGVNGRTLTITGIGINQTGGFAFNSLTTANGASNISSIGAFTSSALNNQGVAILDSYTLSGTAGYRALWVSPYEVSVGSGNRFLIDLGLNTAANGAGTHTSKFSVNYSGDTLIGGQLAVPGGPIQTATNFTAGNFYSVGFNAASLPNTQSTWLFGGASSVQVRVNIGGTTIGTLTAANNYTNALIANTGYNTAATGTHAFANSLTVLPVTLGTNNGASVTNTASVYIEGAGTGGTNNYALYSKAGANYFGGNSLFGTATDNLTDKVQVSGNLNLITAGNKIKIATGTNASIGTATLVSGTVTINTTAAATSSIILLTRATAGGTTGTLSYTIVNGTSFTINSSSSADTSTIAYVIIN; from the coding sequence ATGTCAGCAAACTTAGAAATAGGCGGCGCGGTAAAGCGCACACAAAAAGGGCCTGCCGATTGGTACTATAGCGGTGGCGATAACGAAGCATGGGCAAATTTGGCAGCCGCTATAGCCGGGGTTCCCGCTTCAATCAGGCCGGGCAAAACGGTTGGTGTATATGTAGCCGGGGCCATTGTTGAATACTGGTGGCCTACCACAGCCGTGGGCGATTCCGACCTGGTTATTAAAGTACCGCCGATAGTTACCGATGCAACGCCAACCAGTGCAAGTACTAACCCGGTGCAATCGGGTGGCGTGTACACAGCTTTGGCAAGTAAACAAGCCTCATTAGGCTTTACAGCAGAAAACACAGCCAATAAAAATGCAGCAAACGGGTACGCTGGATTAGACGGAACAGGCAAGGTTCCGAGCGCACAGCTACCGAGCTATGTTGACGATGTTTTAGAGTATGCCAACTATGCCGCCTTACCCGGAACGGGCGAAACGGGCAAAATTTACGTAACCATTGATACCAACTTTGAATACAGGTGGAGCGGCTCCGCTTACATTCGGCTGGTAGCTTCGCCGGGCACTACGGATGCGCTGACCGAGGGCACTACAAACTTGTATTTTACAACCGGGCGGGTACTGGGAACATTATTAACAGGTTTGAGTTTAGCAACGGCAACGCCAGCAGTGGCGACTGATAGTGTGTTAACCGCCATTGGTAAGTTACAGGCCCAGGCAACGGCAAATTTGAACAATAAGGATGCAAGTAACGGATATGCCGGGCTAACTGGTTTTAAAATCAATTTTAAAAATACTGCAAATACCTTTACAAGCTTTTTTACAAACGCTAATACCGCCGCGCACACCTACACCTTTCCCGATAAGGACATGACAGTTGCCGCCGTTGGCGACTGCTTTACAAAAACGGAAACCAATAATGCTAACCTGTATTTAGATTCTACCAACGGTCGGGTTGGGTTAGCTACTTCCGCGCCAACGCATACCTTAACGTTAGGCTCGGCAGCTACTGGTTTAGCTTATTATAACACAGCAGATCAGACAACCAACTATGAACGTTTTAGAACTTACTGGAATAGCAATACATTCACTTTAACTACTGAAAAAGGTGGAACAGGTACTGATAGAGGGTTTTCTTTATCTGGAAATGCTACTTCAACAATAGGTGTAAACGGTAGGACTTTAACTATTACCGGAATAGGTATAAATCAAACAGGCGGCTTTGCTTTTAATTCGTTAACAACTGCAAATGGCGCTTCGAACATTTCTTCTATAGGAGCTTTTACAAGTAGTGCTTTAAATAATCAGGGAGTCGCTATTTTGGATAGCTATACACTATCTGGCACCGCTGGTTATAGGGCATTGTGGGTTTCGCCTTACGAGGTTTCGGTTGGTAGTGGTAATAGATTCTTGATAGACTTAGGCTTAAATACCGCAGCAAATGGAGCCGGAACGCATACTTCAAAGTTCTCGGTTAACTATTCGGGCGATACTCTAATAGGAGGACAATTAGCAGTACCAGGTGGACCTATTCAAACTGCAACTAATTTTACGGCTGGTAATTTTTATTCTGTAGGCTTTAATGCTGCCAGCTTACCGAACACACAAAGTACGTGGTTATTCGGGGGTGCAAGTTCAGTGCAAGTGCGCGTTAACATAGGTGGAACAACAATAGGCACTTTAACAGCAGCAAATAACTATACCAATGCTTTAATAGCAAATACAGGCTATAACACAGCAGCTACCGGAACGCATGCCTTTGCAAATAGCTTAACTGTGCTGCCTGTAACGTTGGGTACAAACAATGGTGCATCTGTAACTAATACGGCTTCGGTATACATTGAGGGTGCAGGAACCGGGGGCACTAATAATTACGCCTTGTATTCCAAAGCAGGGGCTAACTACTTTGGCGGCAACTCGCTGTTTGGTACTGCTACCGATAACCTGACTGATAAGGTACAGGTAAGCGGCAATTTAAACCTAATTACAGCAGGCAATAAAATAAAAATAGCTACGGGTACCAATGCATCAATAGGCACGGCCACGCTGGTTAGCGGTACGGTAACCATCAATACAACTGCTGCCGCAACTTCAAGCATCATCTTACTAACCAGGGCAACGGCAGGCGGTACAACAGGTACTTTATCCTATACCATTGTAAACGGTACATCATTTACAATTAACTCATCAAGCAGTGCAGATACATCAACAATAGCATACGTAATTATCAATTAA